The Notamacropus eugenii isolate mMacEug1 chromosome 4, mMacEug1.pri_v2, whole genome shotgun sequence DNA window CCCTTGAAATGTCAGGAGAAAGTCAGGAAGGACTCCATCATATTGGATAGATCCTCTGTGATGAACCTATGTGAGGACGTAGACAAGAGCCACATCACACAGGATGGAGAGACAGACATGGATGATTTGAGATCTACATTGCTGGAAGGAGCTTCCACACTAAAGAGATCACACATCTGGTCAATGGAATATTTGAGGGAGTCGCTGTTTATAGTGGTTTTCTTGGTTGTGCTTACTTCAGTCTGTGTCACTTCATTTACATATTCCCCTTTCTCCAAATTCTTACTCTCCAGTGTTTCTCATAGCAGAGTATTTCAATACATTCACGTAGCACAAATGGTTGAGACATTCTCCAACAGATTAGTACatattttggttctcttttgcaTCTACTTCATTTTTTTGCAATCAATAAAAGCAATGCAATGAAGACCTCAGTATAGAGAGAACCTTTCTCTGACTTCCTGAGAGTTCATGCCTTGCAGGGGGGTGTCTCTTACACAGTATGGGCATTTGATCATCTTTTAATAAACCATAGTTCCAAATGACTTTACAGAACAGTTGGACCAATTTGCAAGTACATATGTTGTGTTACTGTGTTTCTAATTCTACAGTTCCCTAACACtgttcatcttttgtcatctctgcCAATTTGATGGATGTAAGGTTGAACCTCAGAgctgaaatttttcattttcaaaagcaTCATAATGAAAGATACTTTCTACCTGAATGGATATGACAAGAAATATACTTGACTGGTTGCAAAGAAGGAACTGCTTGGTGAGGAATGACATGCAACTTTGTAATGTTTAAGATGTATGTTTAAGACTCTCCAGGTTGCTCACTCTCCAAATAGCAGTCATACCCAGAATGCTTAGTGAAGTCATCTAACGTATTAGCCCTCATCTCAAGGTCAGATTCCAGCAGTAAGCAGCAGTGAAGTATCAGATTCATCTTTAAGCTTCCCTTTGGCTTCTCATATCCACAGGATCAAATGatctagaggtggaagagactttCATGATGACCTGGTCCAATAACCTCAATTTAGCAGAAGAGGGAACCCAGACCCAGCTAAGCTAAATTGCTTTTCCAAAGCCACAGAGGctcagaaccagaagaatttcACCACATGgtgcctgacttcaaatctagtgctctctccactccACCATATTGCCTTTCATGTAGGTGACTAGGTGGAAAGGAAGGATCCAGTATACCCAAGAAGCTATCGTTTAGATAAGCAATCTTTGATTTCCACTTACTTTCTGTTCCCACAGAGTTATATCTAGAACAAGCTAATTATGGATCGCATCAGCACCAAGACATGTACTCCCAAAGTTCTcttcataattatttttcctccttttttcaacGCCTTTACATTTAAAGAAGCATGAGCATAAGCTgcaagaggcagatttcagcctGATATGACAAACAGTGTCCTAAAGATGGGCTGCCTTCTTGGCTGGCTTTCAAGCAGAAATGTTTTCAGGGATGCCTCTGCAGGAATGATTCTGACCCCAAGAGGCCTCTGAAGGCCCTTCCAACTCAAGATTTTCTAATCAATTCAATGACAAGGAAACAAGAAATGGGCTCGGGTCCTCATTAGCATTCAAATGAATTTCATTAGAAACCTTTCTTGAGGTCAGTGGCTGCCTTTTCTGGCAAAGCAAAACTCTTATGAGTTTCCTTGATGAGAGAATATAGAGACTTCCCATAATGCCTCTTGACATGCTCCCTCATGTCCAACCTATTGGTCTCTGAACTGGAAACCATCACTCTGATGAGGGTGCTGTCCTCAGGACCTGAGACCTTCATTGATCTGTACAGAGCAGGTGACAAGCAGCCCAGATGCCACTGATATGGAACTgagttcctttccctttccctttcagaCTGGCAGAGCAGCAGCAACCATaggaatctttctatggagagaCTGCAAGGCCTCTTACTGCCGAGAAGGGGTTGTTTGTTGACACCATAGCTCTGCTCTGCCACAAGTCCATCAGGGGAATCCCTGCCTCATCATCATATTGATTGGGTCACCAAAATCAGGAGGCAGAAAAGATCTCAAGCTATTGAGAAGTTTCTTGACTGTCATATGCAATGCTCTCTATGAAGGATGAATACATGCATGGAGGTGGCCTCTGGGGGAACATAACATTCCCCTAAAATGCCCCAATTTTAATGTCCTTGATTAACCAAATCTGATTTCTTCCCTTCACCATAGATTGCTCTCCAGATGACATAGTATTGGCACAGCATCTTTTCCTTATTCTGAAGACATTCTATTTCTGAGAACTTCCAGAGATATTGTCTCCCATAATTCTGCAGATTATCAGCTTATTGCTTCCTGCTCTGGTTTTGCAACCTGGAAGGTTGGCATgagttattttccttctctcaccTTTCTGTTCTAGACAGACATGAAATTTAACCTTCACCCATAACCTGCATGTTGCAGAGAAAGGCAGGTAAACACTGagcacattcataaggtttcttttcATTATAAATCCTGTATGAGAGGATAAGAGTTGATCTCTGGCCAAAAACCTTCCCATGTTGAGTCTATAGATGACTTGTATGTAGAATGAATGTTTTGCAAAGAACCTCTGTATTTCATTTCAATGCCTTTCCTCCTTCAGGTCAGTTAGAAGATTCCTATATCTCCCATGAATTCTCTGATGGTAAACAAGAGACTGATGTTAGCCTGAAGGGCTtaccacattgattacattcttaaggtttctctccagtgtggattctctcatGTTTAACATGATTGGCCTTCCatgtaaaagtctttccacaatgattacattcatagggtttctctccagtgtggactcTTCGATGTTTAACAAGACTGTTCTTCCATGTAAaactctttccacattgattgcagtcataaggtttctctccagagTGGATCCTCTGATGTTCACGAACAGACCTTCTActtgtgaaagtctttccacactgattacattcataaggtttctctccagtgtggatcctCTGATGTTTAATAAGACTATTCTTCCAAGTAAAAGTCTTTTCAGATTGGCTACATTTATAGGGCCTCTCTCCAGGGTGGATGCTCTGATTTTCACCAGCACTCTTCTGACATGTGAAAACCTTCCCACAGTGATTATAGTCATAGAGTTTCCCTTTAGTGTGGATTCCCTGATGTAGACTAAGAGTTGTTCTTgttctaaaagcctttccacattgattacaacaataagttttttttccagtgtggATTCTTTCATGTTTAACAAGTTTGTACTTCCATGGAAAAGTCTTTCCACAATGatgacattcataaggtttctctccagtgtggattctctcatGCTCAACAAGATTTCCCTTCCTCGTAAAAGTCTTTCTACAGTAATTACAttgaaaaggtttctctccagtgtgaattctctcaTGTTCAACAAGACCACCCTTTCgtgtaaaagcctttccacattggctacattcatagggtttctctccagtgtgggcTCTTTGATGAATAGTAAGCAGACCCTTCTGTTTAAAAACCTTTtcacattgattacatttataaggatTCTCTCCAGTGTGGGTTCTCTGATGTACAATAAGTGAAGCCCTGTAcgtaaaagcctttccacattgattacattcataaggtttctctccagtgtgaatctTCTCATGTCCACGAACAGACTTTCTATCTCTGAAAGTCTTCCCACAATGactacatttataaggtttctctccagtgtggatcctCTGATGTTGAATAAGACCATTCTTCCAagtaaaagtctttccacattggctacatttatatggtttctctccagtgtggatgcTCTGATTTTCACCAGGATTCTTTTGAcatgtgaaagcctttccacattgaccaTAGTCATAAAGTTTCTCTctagtatgaattttctgatgtccAGTAAGAGTTGTCCTTgttctaaaagcctttccacattgattacagtaataaggtttctctccagtgtgaattctttcATGGTTAACAAGATTGCCCTTCCatgtaaaagtctttccacaatgattgcattcataaagtttctctccagtgtggattctctcatGTTGAACAAGACTGTCCTTCcatatataagtctttccacattgattacattcataaggtttctctccagtgggGATGCTCTGATTTTCACCAGTATTCTTTTGAcatgtgaaagcctttccacattgattataCTCATAACGTTTCTCTctagtatggattctctgatgtgcagtaAAAGTTGTCTTtattctaaaagcctttccacattgatgacAGTCATacggtttctctccagtgtgaattctttcATGTTTAACAAGACTGCCCTTCCatgtaaaagtctttccacaatgattacattcataaggtttctctccaatGTGGATTCTCTCATGTTTAACAAGACTGTCCTTCcatatataagtctttccacaatgattacattcataaagtttctctccagtatggatctTCTGGTGTTCACAAACAGACCTTTTacttctgaaagtctttccacattgattacactcataaggtttctctccagtgtgggtcTCCTGATGTTGAATAAGATCATTCTTCCAggtaaaagtctttccacattgataacATTTATAAGGTTCCTCTGcattgtggattctctgatgtacaataAGATGAGGCCTCTTTTCAAAAGCGTTTTCACATTGTTTACACTCATACGGCTTCTGTCCTCTGTGTATTTTCTGAGGTGCAATAAGATAACTCCTCTTGGAAAAACCCTTTACACATTGTTTACAGTCACAATGGTTCTCTGCAGTGTAGACACTCTCAGGTGTTGTGCAGACTTCTCTCCaactgaagtcagaaggaccatCACTCAAGAATCTATGCTTGTGAGTTTCTTCCAAACAAAGGCTTAGCTCTTCagtaatttccttcctttccagtctgatcgccccatctgaaaaaaaaaacaaaacactgtaatggcaagcaaaatagaatcttttattgtttttctttggtgtactcaagtgcctctgattgcagcttgcc harbors:
- the LOC140498795 gene encoding LOW QUALITY PROTEIN: uncharacterized protein (The sequence of the model RefSeq protein was modified relative to this genomic sequence to represent the inferred CDS: substituted 2 bases at 2 genomic stop codons) codes for the protein MAPGRHSHPPQGLVMFKDVAVDFTQEEWGLLDHAQKELYRGVMLENARNLLSLGLPVPREDIISYFEQREALWMLEQDDLESCCPEGVIRLEMKETTIELSLSVEKPHEARLMSDGPSDFNWREICATNERIHTGEKPYECNQCGKAFTRKSGFILHQRIHTANKEYKCNPCGKMFTCESSLVQHQRTHTGGKLYDCNQCGKAFRGRRGLTVHQRIHIGEKSYDCNQCRKAFKKRDHLILHQRTHTGEKPYECKQCGKTFTWKDSLVQHQRTHTGEKPYECNQCGKAFKWSTNLTVHQRIHTGETPYECNQCGKVFKWCTSLTLHQRKHNGEKPFQCNHCGKAFRESRALALHQSIHTGERPHDCNQCGKAFKKKAQLNVHQRTHNGEKPYKCNHCGKTFKWWNSLTLHQSIHTGEKLYDCNQCGKTYIQKASLVQHQRIHTGEKPYKCNQCGKTFRCRKSIPLHQRIHTGEKPYKCNQCGKTYKWWNSLTLHQRIHTGENLYECNQCGKTYRRKVSLVQHQRMHGGEKPYKCNQCGKTYTWKDSLVQHQRIHTGEKPFKCNQCGKTFRCRKSIGEHQRIHTGEKPYECNQCGKAFTWKDGLIQHQRIHTGEKPYECNQCGKAFKWCTTLTVHQRIHTGETPYECTQCGKAFKWYTSLILHQKIHEGEKTYDCHXCGKNFRESKALTQHQRIHTGEKPYDCKQCVKGFSKRSYLIAPQKIHRGQKPYECKQCENAFEKRPHLIVHQRIHNAEEPYKCYQCGKTFTWKNDLIQHQETHTGEKPYECNQCGKTFRSKRSVCEHQKIHTGEKLYECNHCGKTYIWKDSLVKHERIHIGEKPYECNHCGKTFTWKGSLVKHERIHTGEKPYDCHQCGKAFRIKTTFTAHQRIHTREKRYEYNQCGKAFTCQKNTGENQSIPTGEKPYECNQCGKTYIWKDSLVQHERIHTGEKLYECNHCGKTFTWKGNLVNHERIHTGEKPYYCNQCGKAFRTRTTLTGHQKIHTREKLYDYGQCGKAFTCQKNPGENQSIHTGEKPYKCSQCGKTFTWKNGLIQHQRIHTGEKPYKCSHCGKTFRDRKSVRGHEKIHTGEKPYECNQCGKAFTYRASLIVHQRTHTGENPYKCNQCEKVFKQKGLLTIHQRAHTGEKPYECSQCGKAFTRKGGLVEHERIHTGEKPFQCNYCRKTFTRKGNLVEHERIHTGEKPYECHHCGKTFPWKYKLVKHERIHTGKKTYCCNQCGKAFRTRTTLSLHQGIHTKGKLYDYNHCGKVFTCQKSAGENQSIHPGERPYKCSQSEKTFTWKNSLIKHQRIHTGEKPYECNQCGKTFTSRRSVREHQRIHSGEKPYDCNQCGKSFTWKNSLVKHRRVHTGEKPYECNHCGKTFTWKANHVKHERIHTGEKPXECNQCGYG